One genomic window of Rhinolophus ferrumequinum isolate MPI-CBG mRhiFer1 chromosome 23, mRhiFer1_v1.p, whole genome shotgun sequence includes the following:
- the NANP gene encoding N-acylneuraminate-9-phosphatase isoform X3 yields the protein MRWRGRELERGVAAGRMGLSVRAVFFDLDNTLIDTAQASRKAMLEVIKLLQSKYHYYKEEAEIICDKVQVKLSKECFHPSNICITDIRTSHWEEAIQETKGGTANRKLAEECYFLWKSTRLQHMTIAEDVKAMLTELRKEVYLLLLTNGDRQTQREKIEACACQSYFDAIVVGGEQKEEKPAPSIFYYCCNLLGVQPGDCVMVGDTLETDIQGGLNARLKATVWVHSGVEGTILSCWG from the exons ATGCGCTGGCGGGGCAGGGAGTTGGAGCGTGGGGTGGCGGCCGGCAGGATGGGGCTAAGTGTGCGGGCCGTTTTCTTTGACCTGGACAACACGCTCATCGATACGGCGCAGGCGAGTAGAAAAGCCATGTTGGAG gtGATAAAGCTCTTACAATCAAAATACCATTATTACAAAGAAGAGGCTGAAATCATCTGTGACAAAGTTCAAGTTAAACTCAGCAAGGAATGTTTTCATCCTTCCAATATCTGCATCACTGATATAAGGACTTCACATTGGGAAGAAGCAATCCAGGAAACAAAAGGTGGTACAGCTAATAGGAAATTAGCTGAAGAATGTTATTTCCTGTGGAAATCTACACGTTTACAACATATGACAATAGCAGAAGATGTCAAAGCCATGCTCACTGAACTTCGAAAAGAGGTCTACCTACTTCTGTTAACaaatggagacagacagacacagagggagaagATCGAGGCTTGTGCCTGTCAGTCTTATTTTGACGCTATCGTTGTAGGtggagaacagaaagaagagaaaccagCACCTTCCATATTTTATTACTGCTGTAATCTCCTTGGAGTACAGCCTGGGGACTGTGTGATGGTTGGTGACACACTAGAAACTGATATACAAGGAGGCCTCAATGCAAGGCTGAAAGCAACAGTCTGG GTACACAGTGGAGTTGAGGGGACTATACTGTCTTGCTGGGGATAA
- the NANP gene encoding N-acylneuraminate-9-phosphatase isoform X1, which produces MRWRGRELERGVAAGRMGLSVRAVFFDLDNTLIDTAQASRKAMLEVIKLLQSKYHYYKEEAEIICDKVQVKLSKECFHPSNICITDIRTSHWEEAIQETKGGTANRKLAEECYFLWKSTRLQHMTIAEDVKAMLTELRKEVYLLLLTNGDRQTQREKIEACACQSYFDAIVVGGEQKEEKPAPSIFYYCCNLLGVQPGDCVMVGDTLETDIQGGLNARLKATVWVNKNGVVPQKSSPMPHYIVSSVLELPAILQSIDCKVSMSASST; this is translated from the exons ATGCGCTGGCGGGGCAGGGAGTTGGAGCGTGGGGTGGCGGCCGGCAGGATGGGGCTAAGTGTGCGGGCCGTTTTCTTTGACCTGGACAACACGCTCATCGATACGGCGCAGGCGAGTAGAAAAGCCATGTTGGAG gtGATAAAGCTCTTACAATCAAAATACCATTATTACAAAGAAGAGGCTGAAATCATCTGTGACAAAGTTCAAGTTAAACTCAGCAAGGAATGTTTTCATCCTTCCAATATCTGCATCACTGATATAAGGACTTCACATTGGGAAGAAGCAATCCAGGAAACAAAAGGTGGTACAGCTAATAGGAAATTAGCTGAAGAATGTTATTTCCTGTGGAAATCTACACGTTTACAACATATGACAATAGCAGAAGATGTCAAAGCCATGCTCACTGAACTTCGAAAAGAGGTCTACCTACTTCTGTTAACaaatggagacagacagacacagagggagaagATCGAGGCTTGTGCCTGTCAGTCTTATTTTGACGCTATCGTTGTAGGtggagaacagaaagaagagaaaccagCACCTTCCATATTTTATTACTGCTGTAATCTCCTTGGAGTACAGCCTGGGGACTGTGTGATGGTTGGTGACACACTAGAAACTGATATACAAGGAGGCCTCAATGCAAGGCTGAAAGCAACAGTCTGGGTAAATAAAAATGGAGTAGTACCACAAAAGTCATCTCCCATGCCACATTATATAGTTTCTTCTGTGCTAGAGTTACCTGCTATTTTACAAAGTATAGACTGCAAAGTCAGTATGTCAGCTTCAAGCACATAA
- the NANP gene encoding N-acylneuraminate-9-phosphatase isoform X2 has translation MRWRGRELERGVAAGRMGLSVRAVFFDLDNTLIDTAQVIKLLQSKYHYYKEEAEIICDKVQVKLSKECFHPSNICITDIRTSHWEEAIQETKGGTANRKLAEECYFLWKSTRLQHMTIAEDVKAMLTELRKEVYLLLLTNGDRQTQREKIEACACQSYFDAIVVGGEQKEEKPAPSIFYYCCNLLGVQPGDCVMVGDTLETDIQGGLNARLKATVWVNKNGVVPQKSSPMPHYIVSSVLELPAILQSIDCKVSMSASST, from the exons ATGCGCTGGCGGGGCAGGGAGTTGGAGCGTGGGGTGGCGGCCGGCAGGATGGGGCTAAGTGTGCGGGCCGTTTTCTTTGACCTGGACAACACGCTCATCGATACGGCGCAG gtGATAAAGCTCTTACAATCAAAATACCATTATTACAAAGAAGAGGCTGAAATCATCTGTGACAAAGTTCAAGTTAAACTCAGCAAGGAATGTTTTCATCCTTCCAATATCTGCATCACTGATATAAGGACTTCACATTGGGAAGAAGCAATCCAGGAAACAAAAGGTGGTACAGCTAATAGGAAATTAGCTGAAGAATGTTATTTCCTGTGGAAATCTACACGTTTACAACATATGACAATAGCAGAAGATGTCAAAGCCATGCTCACTGAACTTCGAAAAGAGGTCTACCTACTTCTGTTAACaaatggagacagacagacacagagggagaagATCGAGGCTTGTGCCTGTCAGTCTTATTTTGACGCTATCGTTGTAGGtggagaacagaaagaagagaaaccagCACCTTCCATATTTTATTACTGCTGTAATCTCCTTGGAGTACAGCCTGGGGACTGTGTGATGGTTGGTGACACACTAGAAACTGATATACAAGGAGGCCTCAATGCAAGGCTGAAAGCAACAGTCTGGGTAAATAAAAATGGAGTAGTACCACAAAAGTCATCTCCCATGCCACATTATATAGTTTCTTCTGTGCTAGAGTTACCTGCTATTTTACAAAGTATAGACTGCAAAGTCAGTATGTCAGCTTCAAGCACATAA
- the LOC117015971 gene encoding transcription elongation factor A protein-like 4 yields the protein MEKLCNENEAVPEKQVKMENQEQPQDAGKPAIAGTLEDKKLENEEKIENKGKTEEEEILKDKEEPEEGKPKEEEKLESEGKPESQKKPKEGGEPENEGKPKEGNPVSEGKPKEEGKPASEPRAAGKRPAGDDVPRKAKRKTNKGLAQCLKEYKEAIHDMHLSNEEMIREFDEMARVEDEVKKTRQKLGGFMWMQKSLQDPFHLRGPRELRGGCRAPQRGFEDIPFV from the coding sequence ATGGAAAAACTCTGCAATGAAAATGAAGCAGTGCCTGAGAAGCAAGTAAAGATGGAAAACCAAGAACAGCCACAGGATGCGGGAAAGCCAGCAATAGCTGGTACTCTGGAAgacaagaagttagaaaatgaggaaaagatagaaaacaagggaaagacagaagaagaggaaatacttaaagataaggaagagccagaggagggaaagccaaaagaagaggaaaagctaGAGAGCGAGGGAAAGCCAGAGAGCCAGAAAAAACCAAAAGAAGGAGGAGAACCAGAGAATGAGGGAAAGCCAAAAGAAGGAAACCCAGTGAGCGAGGGAAAgccaaaagaagaaggaaaaccagCCAGCGAACCAAGGGCTGCAGGAAAGCGCCCAGCTGGGGATGATGTACCCaggaaagccaaaagaaaaaccaacaaaggGCTGGCTCAGTGCCTCAAGGAGTACAAGGAAGCCATTCATGATATGCATTTGAGCAATGAGGAGATGATAAGAGAATTTGACGAGATGGCTAGGGTAGAGGATGAGGTGAAGAAAACCAGACAGAAATTGGGGGGGTTTATGTGGATGCAAAAAAGTTTACAGGACCCCTTCCACCTGAGGGGCCCAAGGGAACTCAGGGGTGGCTGCAGGGCCCCACAGAGGGGCTTTGAAGACATTCCTTTTGTGTAG